In Salmo salar chromosome ssa03, Ssal_v3.1, whole genome shotgun sequence, a single genomic region encodes these proteins:
- the LOC106601915 gene encoding suppressor of cytokine signaling 3, whose amino-acid sequence MVAHSKFDSVMSSSPFDTTMRLPHRYKTFSSKVQYQLVVTTLHKLQESGFYWGSINGKEANAMLATESVGTFLIRDSSDNRHFFTLSVKTASGTKNLRIQCDSGSFLLQTDPKSMQAVPRFDCVLKLVHHYMPPTKGASLVEKNTRGGNASYYIYSGGEKIPLELLKPFSSTMSSLQHLCRKTVNGHLDISSKRDQLPHPLKEFLQEYDAPI is encoded by the coding sequence ATGGTAGCCCACAGCAAGTTTGACTCCGTCATGAGCAGCAGCCCCTTCGACACCACCATGCGGCTGCCTCACCGTTACAAGACCTTCAGCTCCAAGGTGCAGTACCAGCTCGTCGTCACCACCCTGCACAAGCTCCAGGAGAGCGGCTTCTACTGGGGCTCTATCAATGGCAAGGAGGCCAACGCCATGCTGGCCACCGAGTCCGTCGGCACCTTCCTGATCCGCGACAGCTCCGACAACCGACACTTCTTCACGCTCAGCGTCAAGACGGCGTCTGGCACCAAGAACCTGCGCATCCAGTGTGACTCTGGGTCCTTCTTACTTCAGACGGACCCCAAGAGCATGCAGGCTGTGCCCCGCTTCGACTGCGTGCTCAAGCTGGTCCACCACTACATGCCACCCACCAAAGGGGCTTCGTTGGTGGAGAAAAACACGAGGGGAGGGAACGCCTCCTACTACATCTACTCTGGAGGGGAGAAGATCCCTCTGGAGCTCCTCAAACCTTTCTCCTCCACTATGTCCAGCCTGCAGCATCTGTGTAGGAAAACAGTCAACGGACACCTGGACATATCCAGCAAACGGGACCAGCTTCCCCACCCGCTCAAAGAGTTCCTGCAGGAGTACGACGCGCCCATCTAG
- the LOC123741735 gene encoding uncharacterized protein, translating into MGLHGGLIQQAHCCVCGVTMGLHGGLIQQAHCCVCGVTMGLHGGLIQQAHCCVCGVTTGLHGGLIQQAHCCVCGVTMGLHGGLIQQAHCCVCGVTMGLHGGLIQQAHCCVCGVTMGLHGGLIQQAHCCVCGVTMGLHGGLIQQAHCCVCGVTMGLHGGLIQQAHCCVCGVTMGLHGGLIQQTHCCVCGVTIGLHGGLIQQAHCCVCGVTMGLHGGLIQQTHCCVCGVTMGLHGGLIQQTHCCVCGVTMGLHGGLIQQTHCCVCGVTMGLHGGLIQQIHCCVCGVTMGLHGGLIQQIHCRVCGVTIGLHGGLIQQAHCCVCGVTMGLHGGLIQQAHCCVCRFKVAHFASVTPHIHRDHIHWNVSGTF; encoded by the coding sequence atgggGCTACATGGAGGACTGATACAGCAGGCCCATTGCTGTGTCTGTGGTGTTACCATGGGGCTACATGGAGGACTGATACAGCAGGCCCATTGCTGTGTCTGTGGTGTTACCATGGGGCTACATGGAGGACTAATACAGCAGGCCCATTGCTGTGTCTGTGGTGTTACCACGGGGCTACATGGAGGACTGATACAGCAGGCCCATTGCTGTGTCTGTGGTGTTACCATGGGGCTACATGGAGGACTGATACAGCAGGCCCATTGCTGTGTCTGTGGTGTTACCATGGGGCTACATGGAGGACTGATACAGCAGGCCCATTGCTGTGTCTGTGGTGTTACCATGGGGCTACATGGAGGACTGATACAGCAGGCCCATTGCTGTGTCTGTGGTGTTACCATGGGGCTACATGGAGGACTGATACAGCAGGCCCATTGCTGTGTCTGTGGTGTTACCATGGGGCTACATGGAGGACTGATACAGCAGGCCCATTGCTGTGTCTGTGGTGTTACCATGGGGCTACATGGAGGACTGATACAGCAGACCCATTGCTGTGTCTGTGGTGTTACCATTGGGCTACATGGAGGACTGATACAGCAGGCCCATTGCTGTGTCTGTGGTGTTACCATGGGGCTACATGGAGGACTGATACAGCAGACCCATTGCTGTGTCTGTGGTGTTACCATGGGGCTACATGGAGGACTGATACAGCAGACCCATTGCTGTGTCTGTGGTGTTACCATGGGGCTACATGGAGGACTGATACAGCAGACCCATTGCTGTGTCTGTGGTGTTACCATGGGGCTACATGGAGGACTGATACAGCAGATCCATTGCTGTGTCTGTGGTGTTACCATGGGGCTACATGGAGGACTGATACAGCAGATCCATTGCCGTGTCTGTGGTGTTACCATTGGGCTACATGGAGGACTGATACAGCAGGCCCATTGCTGTGTCTGTGGTGTTACCATGGGGCTACATGGAGGACTGATACAGCAGGCCCATTGCTGTGTCTGTCGTTTTAAGGTTGCACATTTTGCAAGCgttacaccacacatacacagagaccaCATACACTGGAATGTTTCAGGAACTTTTTGA